One segment of Erigeron canadensis isolate Cc75 chromosome 2, C_canadensis_v1, whole genome shotgun sequence DNA contains the following:
- the LOC122586870 gene encoding snurportin-1, with translation MAPHEIRRPFKRAAISDQQKRRELSLQRQAENRTHAQLQARRLASSILSFPNHQSEPESVPEPESHPEPIVEEPESDVRDVTDMDIRQAAKLKGYEARRWYASQLMLPEWMIDVPDRLNHDWYVFARPSGKRCFVVSSNGTTVSRLRNGSQLHRFPSSLPNGAKTKEGSRSAHSYCILDCIFHELDQTYYVIDMVCWAGISFYECTAEFRFFWMNSKLIESGACEEPSTYHRYRFSLLSVDNCDQEGLQTAYTGSVPYVKDGLLFYNKHAHYQTGNTPLALVWKDQMCSQYVIDTDNKGQVPNQQQVVLELQDNGQLVTSDDPPVVLGCLNATFIQETGLNSGNLLRFAVNEGGLTFVDGKLEKANLQYVGKVHRARAFADSYSKIVFQYMVRHSPLQIEHLFASMGTSNEQDSSTDELEMDGLMI, from the exons ATGGCGCCACATGAGATACGACGTCCGTTCAAACGGGCAGCAATCTCCGACCAACAAAAACGCCGCGAACTTTCTTTACAACGCCAAGCCGAAAACCGAACCCATGCTCAACTCCAAGCCCGCCGTCTCGCTTCTTCCATCCTATCCTTCCCGAACCACCAATCCGAACCTGAATCAGTCCCTGAACCCGAATCACACCCTGAACCTATAGTCGAAGAACCCGAATCGGATGTCCGAGATGTTACCGATATGGATATCCGTCAAGCGGCTAAACTCAAAGGCTATGAAGCTCGCCGGTGGTACGCTAGTCAACTCATGCTCCCTGAATGGATGATTGATGTTCCTGATCGCCTTAATCATGACTG GTATGTGTTTGCAAGGCCATCTGGAAAACGATGTTTTGTTGTTTCCTCAAATGGCACGACTGTCAGCAGACTACGCAATGGTTCCCAATTGCATCGTTTTCCATCTTCTTTACCTAACGGTGCAAAAACTAAAGAAGGTTCCCGGTCTGCTCATTCTTATTGTATACTTGATTGCATCTTTCACGAG TTGGATCAAACGTATTATGTTATAGACATGGTGTGCTGGGCAGGGATCTCATTTTATGAATGCACTGCCGAGTTTAGATTTTTCTGGATGAACAGCAAGCTCATTGAGTCAGGGGCTTGTGAGGAGCCATCTACCTACCATAGATACAGATTTAGTCTCTTGTCTGTTGATAATTGTGATCAAGAGGGACTCCAAACAGCTTATACAGGGTCGGTACCGTATGTGAAAGATGGGCTGTTGTTTTATAACAA GCATGCACATTATCAAACAGGAAATACACCATTGGCTCTTGTCTGGAAGGATCAGATGTGTAGTCAGTATGTCATTGATACGGATAACAAAGGACAGGTTCCAAATCAACAACAG GTGGTTTTGGAGCTACAAGATAATGGACAACTGGTTACCTCTGATGATCCTCCTGTTGTACTTGGATGCTTGAATGCAACTTTCATACAAGAG ACAGGGTTGAATTCAGGAAACCTCCTACGTTTTGCTGTTAATGAGGGTGGGTTAACATTTGTGGATGGGAAGCTGGAGAAGGCTAATCTACAGTATGTAGGAAAGGTCCACCGTGCACGTGCTTTTGCAGATAGTTACTCTAAG